A region from the Gossypium hirsutum isolate 1008001.06 chromosome A08, Gossypium_hirsutum_v2.1, whole genome shotgun sequence genome encodes:
- the LOC107896077 gene encoding probable inactive purple acid phosphatase 29 — translation MKHIVGLKHTLSQFNPSEAHIIDGFGNYNLEVGGVEASGFANKSVLNLYFLDIGDYSTVPSIPGYGWIKPSQQLWFQCTSAKLHVRTSYELSMDAIFVPNNKPFLFVSQSAYMKPPMAKKPFAPGLVYFHIPLPEFASFGASNFTGVRQEGISSASINSGFFNTTMVEAGEVKAVFIGHDHLNDFCGQMTGIQLCYADGFRYHAYGKARWSRRARVVLASLKKTDEGDWGAVKSIKAWKPLDDEHLTAIDGQVLWSKHLTPKL, via the coding sequence ATGAAACACATAGTGGGATTGAAGCATACACTATCTCAATTCAATCCATCTGAAGCACATATCATAGATGGTTTTGGCAACTATAACCTGGAGGTGGGTGGGGTTGAAGCCTCTGGTTTTGCAAACAAATCAGTCCTCAACCTCTACTTCCTTGACATTGGCGATTACTCCACGGTTCCTTCTATCCCTGGCTATGGCTGGATTAAACCCTCTCAGCAATTATGGTTTCAATGCACCTCTGCAAAACTTCATGTAAGAACCTCATATGAACTGTCAATGGATGCCATCTTTGTACCTAATAATAAACCATTTTTGTTTGTATCTCAAAGCGCCTACATGAAGCCACCAATGGCTAAAAAACCATTTGCGCCAGGGCTCGTGTATTTTCACATCCCACTGCCTGAATTTGCTAGTTTCGGTGCATCTAACTTCACCGGGGTGAGACAAGAAGGGATTAGTTCGGCTTCTATAAACTCAGGCTTCTTCAATACAACAATGGTAGAAGCAGGCGAGGTGAAGGCTGTTTTTATAGGCCATGATCACCTCAACGACTTTTGTGGTCAAATGACTGGAATACAATTGTGTTATGCTGATGGTTTTAGGTATCATGCATATGGGAAAGCTAGGTGGTCAAGAAGAGCCAGGGTGGTGCTGGCATCCTTAAAGAAGACAGATGAAGGAGATTGGGGGGCAGTGAAGTCGATTAAGGCATGGAAGCCCCTTGATGATGAGCATCTCACTGCCATTGACGGCCAGGTCCTCTGGAGCAAGCACTTAACTCCTAAACTTTAA